A window of Clavibacter michiganensis contains these coding sequences:
- a CDS encoding APC family permease — translation MSTPNLPPHPSAPTPVIPPGYAQELHRGVGPFSSFAAGFSFVSILTTVFQLFGLGFGLGGAAFFWAWPIVFVGQLLVALNFAQLAASWPISGAIFQWSSRLAGTTFGWFTGWTMIVGQILTVAVAAIAVQAVLPSIWAGFQIVGGPGADPSVASPTGSANAVLLGIIMLAITTVVNILSVRLMARVTTAGVAIEMVGVVALVAVLFLLPKRGPEVVFTTAGSASEEPYVWAFLASSLMAAYVMVGFDSAGELAEETHSPRKTTPKTIIRALTVSGLGGALLIVGALVAAPSLTDGNLATQGLAWVITSVAGEVGGRLLLCAVAVAVFACTLAVQTSGTRMIYSMAREKALPFHRQLAKVSPRTGTPVLTSVVVGVGAVLALAVNAGQSAIFTALSSLCIAMLYLAYLGVTGPLLVARIRGRFPAGGVDEDGEPLFTLGRWGIPINAVAVLFQAAMAVNLIWPRPEIYDLTGESWWLQYSALLFIGATLLVGWGYHAWRHRSDGPIRLTEVPTTATIPVVEPARASIR, via the coding sequence TTGAGCACCCCGAACCTCCCGCCGCACCCGTCGGCCCCCACCCCCGTCATCCCGCCCGGCTACGCCCAGGAGCTGCATCGCGGCGTCGGTCCGTTCTCCTCCTTCGCGGCCGGGTTCTCCTTCGTCTCGATCCTCACGACCGTGTTCCAGCTCTTCGGCCTCGGCTTCGGGCTGGGTGGCGCGGCCTTCTTCTGGGCGTGGCCGATCGTGTTCGTCGGCCAGCTGCTCGTGGCGCTGAACTTCGCGCAGCTCGCCGCGTCGTGGCCGATCTCGGGCGCGATCTTCCAGTGGTCGAGCAGGTTGGCGGGCACCACGTTCGGCTGGTTCACCGGCTGGACCATGATCGTCGGCCAGATCCTCACGGTCGCCGTCGCGGCCATCGCGGTGCAGGCCGTGCTGCCGTCCATCTGGGCCGGGTTCCAGATCGTGGGCGGGCCGGGCGCGGATCCGTCGGTCGCCTCCCCCACGGGCTCCGCGAACGCGGTGCTGCTCGGGATCATCATGCTGGCCATCACGACGGTCGTGAACATCCTCAGCGTGCGGCTCATGGCGCGGGTCACGACCGCGGGCGTCGCCATCGAGATGGTCGGCGTCGTCGCGCTCGTCGCCGTGCTGTTCCTGCTGCCGAAGCGGGGACCCGAGGTGGTCTTCACGACCGCGGGATCCGCGAGCGAGGAGCCGTACGTGTGGGCCTTCCTGGCCTCCTCGCTCATGGCCGCCTACGTGATGGTCGGCTTCGACTCCGCGGGCGAGCTGGCCGAGGAGACCCACAGCCCCCGGAAGACCACGCCGAAGACGATCATCCGCGCGCTCACGGTCTCCGGGCTCGGCGGGGCGCTCCTCATCGTGGGCGCGCTCGTCGCAGCGCCCAGCCTCACCGACGGGAACCTCGCCACGCAAGGCCTCGCCTGGGTGATCACCTCGGTCGCCGGCGAGGTGGGCGGCCGCCTCCTCCTCTGCGCGGTCGCGGTGGCGGTGTTCGCGTGCACGCTCGCCGTGCAGACCTCGGGTACGCGCATGATCTACTCGATGGCCCGCGAGAAGGCGCTGCCGTTCCACCGCCAGCTCGCGAAGGTGTCGCCGCGCACGGGCACACCGGTGCTCACCTCCGTCGTGGTCGGGGTCGGCGCGGTGCTCGCGCTCGCGGTCAACGCCGGGCAGTCGGCGATCTTCACGGCGCTCTCGAGCCTCTGCATCGCGATGCTGTACCTCGCCTACCTGGGCGTCACCGGGCCGCTGCTGGTCGCCCGGATCCGCGGGCGGTTCCCGGCCGGCGGCGTCGACGAGGACGGCGAGCCGCTGTTCACGCTCGGCCGCTGGGGGATCCCGATCAACGCCGTCGCGGTGCTCTTCCAGGCGGCGATGGCCGTGAACCTGATCTGGCCGCGCCCCGAGATCTACGACCTCACGGGCGAGTCGTGGTGGCTGCAGTACAGCGCGCTCCTCTTCATCGGCGCGACGCTGCTCGTGGGCTGGGGCTACCACGCGTGGCGGCACCGCTCCGACGGGCCGATCCGGCTGACCGAGGTGCCGACCACGGCGACGATCCCGGTGGTCGAGCCGGCGAGGGCGTCCATCCGATGA